From the genome of Candidatus Auribacterota bacterium:
AGTTCAAGCTGCTTCTGCGGATGGAAGAAGCTAAAAACCTGCATCCCCTTCTGTTCCATCCACATCTTCCTCTTTGAGGGATCTCCCAATTCTTCTGTTTTGACAGACACCTTTGACCGGTACCCCAGCTCCGCCATCGCCCTGGAGAACCTGTCAACATTCTCTTTTTCTAAGTCTACAATGATATCCAGATCTGCAGTAAACCTGACTACTCCATGAAGCACGACAGCTATCCCGCCTGCCACGACATAGCGCACGTGGAATTCGTTGAGCTTTCGAAAAACAGATTCGTAATACAAATTCCCTTGCTCCCCGACCTTGATTACCACTCTATCGAGGGAACCAGCTCAGTCTAAAATCTCCCGCACGATCTCCTTCGACCGCTCCAGATCGACATCCAGCACCAATATTTCGCCGTAGTGCTTCCCCATCCAGGCCTCTTCCAGGCCATCGAGCGGTGGAGAATGCGGCACGCGCCACACCGCCTCAATCCCTTCATCCCTGAGCATTCCGATGATCTCGTCCGCCTTCAATCGGTCCGTAACACGAGTCAGGGGGACGAGCCGACTTTCCTCCAGGCCTGTTGTAATACGCCCCATCGTATCCTCTTCGCTGTACCTTATCCCATCTTCCTTCCCACTACTCCCTGCAGTTCTGGCGGAGAGGGAGGGATTCGAACCCTCGGTACCGGTGTTATACCAGTACAACGGATTAGCAATCCGCCGCATTCGTCCGCTCTGCCACCTCTCCGCACATTCAATCGCAACGAGTTACAGATAATCTCTTTTCGGCTTCTATAAGGCTGGTGTCCATATCGTGTCTATCGGAAACCGCCGTTTGTGACTCCTGCATCTCCACCGCTTGACGTTTGCTATCCGGCGTAGGATGAGCGTATCTCATTGTAGTAGTTATCGACTCATGCCCTAAAAGCTCTTTCACTACAGGCAGGCTTACTCCGGAAAGCACAAGCTTAGTTGCAAAGGTATGCCTCAGATCATGAAACCTGCACCGTCCTAATCCGGCTCTCTTAACAGCAAGGTCGAATCCAGACCAGACCGCGCCATTCGGATTGTCCATCCCGCAAAAGATAAATATGCCATTTTTAGGCCTGTTTATCAATACATTCCTGGCCGTTACATTCCTGGCCGTTGTCCTGGCCGTCTGTCCGGCCGTCCGGTTCATGGGAACTATCCGCTGCTTCCCGCTCTTTGTTTTGATAACCGTGATATAGCCCTGTTCGATATTAACCTGCTCCCACTTGAGTTGTAATATCTCGCTCCGCCTCATGCCGGTATTCAACGCGATCTGTACAACATCCTTGAGATCTTGACTCTTTACCCACTTGATAAATTCATTCTCCCCCACCACTTCATGTCCTTTGCCCAATTCCAGCGGGTTCTCCAACCCCTTCCCTAATCCAATCTGCACATACCGCCGGTATCCCTCTCTGCCCTTAACATTATCCCCACCGGTATAGTTTACTATCTCACTACAGCTTGGAAACCTGACCCTTTTCCCTGGCGAAAGATACCCTTGCAAACTACTCCACCGATACTTCATCAAAATGCGCCATTTCTCTTCCGCGCTCTTGCCCTCTGCTACCCTTGTGCGAGCAGGATCGAGATGTATGTACCGTGACACGGCGAGCAGGTGGTTGTCAGCGTCTATGAGAAATGCCTTATATCTTCCCTGATAGAGATGGCCCGAACGGTGGTGCCGATGGTTATATGCAGTTGTATATGAAATATTGAAATGACGCATACACTCGGAAAGATTACCCCGGGGCGTTTTTACGATAAGGTGAAAATGATTCCTCATACATACGTACGCGAGGAGGATTACACTGTATATCTCCAGGGAGAGGGCAAGCTTCTCCAGGAATAGGGATAGATCCTTTTCGTCAGCGAAGATGCTACGCCGCTCGTTCCCACGGCAGGTGACGTGATAATAGGCACCGGGATAGTGGATCCTCAGGGGGCGCGTCATGCTCTTATTCTGCTACGGGAAGGTGAAATGTCAAGGATAAAGATTTGACCCTATTAACATGAGGGGGAAAAACAGGGGGGCCTTGAGGCCCCCCTGCTATTGATAGAACAACGATCCCGCTCAGTTGACCACTGCCGCGCCCTTAGCAAGCAGGATTACATATTGGGTGCTCGGCGTGAGATCAGACGGTTTCTTCACCGGCGGCATCTTGCCCGCGTCAACCACAACGGTGTAGAAGGTGATCGTCTTCCCCTTCATTGATGCGGGGATCCTGACCGCCGGACGAACCGTCTTAGAATACGGCGCATTGAATTTAGGCACGTTCTCATAAAGCGCGAATAACCCCTTCTTGATCGAGCCATTCAAATAGATCGTGTAGATCCCCGCGGGAGTCTCGGCGAACAGATAGAAGTCGAATGGCCTGGTGATATCTTCGGTCAGTGCGATCCCGAGCGTGAATGGCTGCCCTACCGTCAGCGGCCCCGGATCAATGACCAGCGGCGGTGGTATCGGCGTGGCCGTCGGAGGCGCCTGTGTCGGCGTCGTGGTTACCAGAGGCCCCACCGTTTCTGTAGGCCTGGGTGTTGGCGTATCCGTGGGGGTTGGCGTGATCGTCGGTGTTGGCGTATCCGTGGGTGTCGGCGTGATCGTCGGTGTTGACGTATCCGTGGGTGTCGGCGTGATTGTCGGTGTCTCCGTGGGCGTTTCAGTCGGAGTCTCCGTGGGCGTCTCAGTCGGAGTCTCCGTGGGCGTCGGGGTTATCGTCGGCGTATCAGTCGGCGTCGGTGTGCGGGTCGGGGTTCGTGTCGGCGTCTCGGTCGGCGTAGGCGTTATTGTCGATGTGTCAGTGGGAGTCGGCGTGGGGGTGTCCTGGTAAAATGCGTATAATTTACTATCCAGGGAGCCGATACAAATCTTCCCATCGGAACCTATGGCAGGGGAAGAATAAGAGATATCACCCCCAGTTCCATAGCTCCAGGAGAATGAACCAGTTGAGTTCACGCTGTATAATTTATTATCGTTGGAGCCAATATAAACAACATCAGAACCTATGGCAGGGGAAGAATCGATACCATCCCCAGTTCCATAGCTCCAGGAGAATGAACCAGTTGAGTTCACGCTGTATAACTTATAATCGTAGGAGCCAATATAAACAACATCAGAACCTATTGCAGGGGAAGAAGAGATATCACTACCAGTTCCATAGCTCCAGGAGAATGAACCGTTTGAGTTCACGCTGTATAATTTCTTATCCATGGAGCCAATATAAACAACATCATAACCTATGGCAGGAGAAGAACGGATATTCCCCCCAGTTCCATAGCTCCAGGAGAATGAACCTTTTGAGTTCACGCTGTATAATTTATAATCGTAGGAGCCAATATAAATCTCCCCATCGGAACCTATGGCAGGGGAAGAACGGATATCCCCCCCAGTTCCATAGCTCCAGGAGAATGAACCTTTTGAGTTCACGCTGTATAATTTATTATCGTCGGAGCCAATATAAATCTCCCCATCAGAACCTATTGCAGGGGAAGAAGAAACGATAGTGGCCCCAGTTCCGTAGCTCCAGGATAATGAACCTTTTGAGTTCACGCTGTATAATTTCTTATCCATGGAGCCAATATAAATCTTCCCACCAGAACCTATGGCAGGGCAAGAAGAGATAGTACCCCCACTTGCATAGCTCCAGGAAAGTGAACCGTTTGAGTTCACGCTGTATAATTTAGAATCACTGGATCCAACACAAATCTTCCCATCAGAATCTATGGCAAGGGAAGAGATAGTACCCTGAGTTTGATAGCTCCACTTCAGCCCCGGCAAAAGAGTCGCCGCGTAAGGGCTCTGACCTGTATGCTTAGCATTTTGATGAAACATCGGCCAGGGGAGAGGAGCCGGTGTGATCGTGGGCGTCTCTTTCGGGGTCTCCGTGGGAGTTCCCGTTTCCGTGGGCGTCGGTGTGATCGTCGGCGTGTCGGTGGAAGTCGGAGTTATCGTGGGTGTTGCGGTATCTGCGGGCGTTGGCGTGATCGTGGGTGTTGACGTCTTCGTGGGTGTCGGCGTGATTGTCGGTTTCTCCGTGGGCGTTTCTGTCGGAGTCTCCGTGGGCGTCTCAGTAGGCGTAGGCGTTATCGTGGGTGTCTGAGTGGGCGTTTCTGTCGGAGTCTCCGTGGGCGTCTGAGTTGGTGTCTCGGTCGGTGTCTCCGTCGGCGTCTCGGTCGGTGTCTCAGTAGGCGTCTCGGTCGGCGTCGGCGTTATCGTGGGGGTCTCCGTCGGCGTCTCGGTCGGTGTCTTCGTCGGTGTCGGTGTTATCGTCGGCGTCTTGGTCGGCGTCCCGGTCGGTGTCGACGTAGGAGACATCGTCGGCGTCGGTGTCTCCGTCGCAGTGGGCGCCTGCTCGATGCTGTAGAGGTTATTATCCCACGAGCCAATATACACCTTCCCATCTGAACCTATTGCGGGCGAGGATGGTATGTCGAGCCCGGTTTCATAGCTCCATTCAAAACTCGCGTTTGAATTGATGCTGTA
Proteins encoded in this window:
- a CDS encoding tyrosine-type recombinase/integrase, which produces MTRPLRIHYPGAYYHVTCRGNERRSIFADEKDLSLFLEKLALSLEIYSVILLAYVCMRNHFHLIVKTPRGNLSECMRHFNISYTTAYNHRHHRSGHLYQGRYKAFLIDADNHLLAVSRYIHLDPARTRVAEGKSAEEKWRILMKYRWSSLQGYLSPGKRVRFPSCSEIVNYTGGDNVKGREGYRRYVQIGLGKGLENPLELGKGHEVVGENEFIKWVKSQDLKDVVQIALNTGMRRSEILQLKWEQVNIEQGYITVIKTKSGKQRIVPMNRTAGQTARTTARNVTARNVLINRPKNGIFIFCGMDNPNGAVWSGFDLAVKRAGLGRCRFHDLRHTFATKLVLSGVSLPVVKELLGHESITTTMRYAHPTPDSKRQAVEMQESQTAVSDRHDMDTSLIEAEKRLSVTRCD
- a CDS encoding PQQ-binding-like beta-propeller repeat protein, producing the protein MSTVKGPNTVVLAWSYSTVGRIISSSAIGSDGKVYVGSLDNYLYTLNSNASLAWSYQAGHDISSSPAIGSDGKVYVGSYDKRLYSINSNASFEWSYETGLDIPSSPAIGSDGKVYVGSDDNYLCSINSNASLAWSYQTGGFIPSSPAIGSDGKVYVGSYDKRLYSINSNASFEWSYETGLDIPSSPAIGSDGKVYVGSYDKRLYSINSNASFEWSYETGLDIQSSPAIGSDGKVYIGSWDNNLYSINSNASLAWSYQAGHDISSSPAIGSDGKVYVGSYDKRLYSINSNASFEWSYETGLDIPSSPAIGSDGKVYIGSWDNNLYSIEQAPTATETPTPTMSPTSTPTGTPTKTPTITPTPTKTPTETPTETPTITPTPTETPTETPTETPTETPTETPTQTPTETPTETPTQTPTITPTPTETPTETPTETPTEKPTITPTPTKTSTPTITPTPADTATPTITPTSTDTPTITPTPTETGTPTETPKETPTITPAPLPWPMFHQNAKHTGQSPYAATLLPGLKWSYQTQGTISSLAIDSDGKICVGSSDSKLYSVNSNGSLSWSYASGGTISSCPAIGSGGKIYIGSMDKKLYSVNSKGSLSWSYGTGATIVSSSPAIGSDGEIYIGSDDNKLYSVNSKGSFSWSYGTGGDIRSSPAIGSDGEIYIGSYDYKLYSVNSKGSFSWSYGTGGNIRSSPAIGYDVVYIGSMDKKLYSVNSNGSFSWSYGTGSDISSSPAIGSDVVYIGSYDYKLYSVNSTGSFSWSYGTGDGIDSSPAIGSDVVYIGSNDNKLYSVNSTGSFSWSYGTGGDISYSSPAIGSDGKICIGSLDSKLYAFYQDTPTPTPTDTSTITPTPTETPTRTPTRTPTPTDTPTITPTPTETPTETPTETPTETPTETPTITPTPTDTSTPTITPTPTDTPTPTITPTPTDTPTPRPTETVGPLVTTTPTQAPPTATPIPPPLVIDPGPLTVGQPFTLGIALTEDITRPFDFYLFAETPAGIYTIYLNGSIKKGLFALYENVPKFNAPYSKTVRPAVRIPASMKGKTITFYTVVVDAGKMPPVKKPSDLTPSTQYVILLAKGAAVVN